In Zingiber officinale cultivar Zhangliang chromosome 1A, Zo_v1.1, whole genome shotgun sequence, the DNA window GATCAGAGGGGTCTGCAAAAACTTCTCGCAGTCAGTGACGCCGCCGCGGGTGGCCAGCCATATCCCGCCGCCCAGGATAGGCACGGAGAGCAGGAAGGTGATGAAGTTGAGCACCCCGATGAGATTATTGCTCAATCGAAACATCTCTCCTCCTCCGCCTCTTCCCTTCTCGCACGCGAAGATTAAGATCACACTCGCAAACCACCAAACGAAGAAGAAAGCGACGAGAGCGAGCTGTTCGAGGTTATCCGCAGAGGCTGAGATTTATAACGGAGAGCGGATGCGAAAGATCGCCCTCCCTTCTCGGCTTTGATTACACGCGGTCATCCAGGATGGTTGCCCCCACCTTGACAACTGTTCTTCTACCCGCGACGGCATTGGATGATCGTTGCAGGCTCCACATTGGGTCCCACCTACACCTGAAACGACAGAGAGGTATACCTCGTGTAACGCGACGAAAAGGAGACTTTTAGTCCGAGTTTTTCAAGTTACAGGGCTATTTCTGTCATTTAATATCAATTATAatcttataaaattataaatattcgAAATTGAAATACGATTCGCTGGCAAGCAATGAGAGATGGAGAGCAGCAGACGTGGGGACCACTTGTAATCCACGTGATTGGTGAGGATTGTTTTGGAACAGGTGGGCTATTAAGGAAAGAGAAGGTCGAGGAAGCAACGGAGAACAGCAACGTAACGTGTTTTTCACCGGCCGCGGTTTCTGCGCCACCGTCACGGTTATTTCCAGATAAGCCGAGTTCCCTAATTCAATTATATTAACTATTATTTACGAAATATGGTTATTATACACACAATTGCACATGATGGGTCTTAATATAGAAATTATATTTCTTATTTCAaacttttcattttattttaggaATTCACATAAATTTTTATTCGTTAATCGTGATTTTGCAAAATAGGGCGATTCGATGGTATCGAGTTCATCCTACCGCGCCGCGCCGCGCAATGGCGAGAAGATCTGCAACCGACCAACCGCCCACGAAATAATCGGAATAAAAGgaacaaaaagggaaaaaaataaagtttgatcGAAGAAGGGGAACAAGATCGGAATCCGGGGGTGGCAAGCGAGGGATTAGAGGAGGAGAAAGAGTCAAGCATGGAAGGAATCGAGCAAATCGAATCCTCCTCCTCCATCAAAGGAGAAACATCGCAGGGTGGCGGGTGGTGCTCACTTTCTGATTTTGTCCTGGTCAATGCAAGCCGAGAAGGTCTAGAAACAACGCCTTTTCTCCCCAACCGCCCTTCCTTCCCCATCCTCCCTTCTCTATTTCTACCTTTCTCGTCTTTATCGCCTCTTCTTTGCCAATCAATTATTGTTTCCTTTTTTCTTGGTCCTGTGGGTGGAGGTCAGGATGACGGTGAAGAAAATGAGGAGGGTTGCCGAAGAGCCCTCGCCATCCCCTTCGTATAGAGATGATGCCAGGAGAAGATTCAGATTCCAATCGCTCTCGCAAGATTATACGGAGTTTCTTGAGGTGAGACGTGTTCTCTTTGACTTTTTTTGGCCATGATTGAGGGATGTTGTGGTTTTCTATTCGCTTTTGATTTTAGGGGTTCGCTATTCCTGCGTTAACGAAGTACCAAAGAGGGATTTTTCGTATCTGCGTCGCCTTGAAATTATTACCTTGATATTTTTTCCCCGTTTGCATTATATCAATCCATATAATTTGCCTTCGTCCTCCTGAATGAATTGGTTTCTATTGGATCCAAGCCGTgatcttatgatttttttttttaacagttTTGTGGATATATTTAGTGGAATTTGTAGTGAGATCTCTTTGTCAGAGTCTCGGATTGATATCTTTATGTTTCTGCAGCTTCAAATATATCTGTATAAATATGAAAATCAATACTTTTGCATTGTAAAATTTATGCTACCAGATGAAAAAGTGCTAAAAATACTCTTATTGCCCCAGTCAACAATGTATCAGGATTCTGAACTGTTTTCATTTGCAGGAAActgaagaaaagaagaggagatTGCTGGAGGCAAGACTAAGGAAACGTAAACTCTTTGCTGAAGCCAGGTATTAGGTTTTGTTTCAACATGAATCGTCTGCAGTTGAATTTTTTTAATCCGTTTCGGAAAGATAATTGCCTGTTTTGAATGTCTCATCCTAGATTTTTGAGAAGGAAACTTGAGACCTTATTTGCAAACCCGTATCAGCAAGTTGGATTGAAGGAACCGTCAAGTAAAACTCCAGTGATCAAACCTCCTACAGAAAAGAAACCCAGAGTATCTGAAGCTGCACGGACAAGTAACTACAGTAGAGATAACTTGTATGCCAATGCATCTCAGTATCAGTTTAAAAAGATGTCTCAGAAAAAGCCAACCAAATCTCTCTGTGTCGCACAATCTTCGGGTGTGTTAATGGAAGCTGCAAATGCTAGCACTTCCGCAACTCTAGGTGCGAATGAAGTATCGTTTAAGGTATAGTGACCATTCCCAGCAACTTATAATACAGTTTCATCTTTTGTAGACTTGCCATATTAATTCAGTTATTAATTGCAGAATGGGGAGGAACTGAACAAGTTTCATTTGGAGCAGTATCACATACAAATGGAAAGACTCAATAGAGTGCCTATGATTGGAGGCTCAAATGAGATGTTAGCGATTTGTAGAGATCTTGGAAACAACTCAAAGAAGACCGGTAAGAGAAAACTCTCATGGGGAGACCCACTGGTGTTGAAGGCTTGAAGGCTTGATGGAGAGCACATCTGTTTTACTATCACTAAGAGTGGTTCGTCCAAGAAGCGAGTTTTCCTGTCATTAATCTAAATGGTAGCTTCCATTTGAATTCTTTCAGTTTGATTTATAAATGAATTGTGTTCCGATACGTTGTATCAGTGAGCATAAAACAAACATAGTATAATCTTGGCTCACCTCGGCCCAAGAGTCACAGATATAACATAAAACAAACTTACATTATTCAAGATTAGTATTAATTGTTTCGAAATTGACAATTTAACACACAATACATAGTATAAAAAGGTACGCCAATGTTAGCACACAGAGTGAGTGGTCTAACTCTGTGTGCGCTTTAGACGGCCAGCAAAGGACCTTCAGCTTCTAGCAAGACTTGTTCCTCCTGATTAATTTTTAGGTGTCGTCAGATATTGTCATCGTCCTTCCTTCAATTTATTTCAATGCAAGGAACATGCTTGATCTTGTGATAATCTTCTCCAGTATCCTTGTTGACCCTTCTCTCTATCATTTCCATTCCACTTATTTCAATTTGTTTGAGCTCAGTCAATCTTACAAGTCCCTCTGGTAGCATTCTCATATTTATGCAGTCCAAAAGTCTTAGACGCTGAAGGAGAGGCATTGCTCCCTCTCCCACTTCCCACTGCTCCAAGGTGGTCACTCTATACAGTACGATCCCTTGGAGACGAGGAAAACCTCCCTTTGGAAACACCAAAACTCTTCCTACAAATGCATCACGACACACAAGAAGATGCTCCAGGTTTGCTAGAGATGCGAGCAATGCAATATCTTCATCCTTTTCCAACCTTGTTTTCACAATAGCAAGAATGCAAGATAGATCAGGTTGGAAAATATCCTGGAATTTTCTGCCTCTATGTGAATCCTTGCTGGCATTACCAATGGTCCCCACAAATACAGAAATTGAATATGATGGTAGCAAGATGAAGTTAGGATGCTCATCGGCAAGGATTCTCCATTCAATGTCAACATCTCGAGCAGGGAAAGGTTCTGGACTGCATTGGCTAAAGCATCCTCATCAGAGCTGGACACGTTTCTCAAAAACAATCTTCGAAGATTTCTCAGCTTCTCCAGTGCACCATCACATACCCATGGACCACTTGAAATATTCGCTAGTGTCTGAATGTCTTCCGGGCAGTATGTCGAATTAGGCATGCTCGTAATCTCCTCATTGAGGAATACGTGTCTCAGTGTTCGGATTTTCCAAAATGGATCCGGCAAATGTTGAATCGCAGTAAATTGTATATTGAAAGTCTGCAAGTGGATGAGGTTTCCAATGGATGAAGGCAGCTCCTTCAGTTTTGATCCGGCCAAATTTAGATACCTTAAGAGGATCAAGTCCCCAATCTCCTTTGGTAGCTGTTCAATGGGTACTTTCTCCAAATCCAAGACCCTGAGGAACTTCGCTCCGGAGAAGGTAACTGCCAGAATTCTTTGAAAACCTTCCTTCGGATAAACTACAAGTGACCGTAGTTTAGTGGTAGAACAGTTCGATGAGATATGGTCGTTGACATTTTCAGTGACACAGAGACGCCGTAAAGCTCTTGGATCGTCACCTCTGTCATTAATGGACCTGTAGAAGTTAAGCTCACGAGCTTCATGACGTGCTAGATCAAGAAGAAGATCATGAATGCGAACTGATTGTGGACCCAAATAATCCATTCTTGACATTTGTAACATGGATCTGTCAGTCAAATCCTTCAAATATGCCTCCGCGAGGTCCTCCATTGTTTGATCCACTCTGTCCTTCGTTTGTATGAAACCCTCAGCGATCCACAATTGTATTATCCTCGCTACATTAATGATATAGTCCTCAGGAAAGGCTGCAAAATAGAGGAAGCAAGGCTTCAAATGATGCGGAAGATCATGGTAACTGAGAGCTAATATACTTTGGATTTGGTCTTCTCCTTCTCTGAATTCATAAGAAATATAATCCAGCTTTTTCCTCCAGTCACTAGCTTGACTTGTACCTCTCAAAAGTCCTCCGAGTACCACAATGGCAAGAGGCAGCCCTTTAGATTTTCTGAAGATATCTTTCTTGAATCGCTCAAACTCAGGTGGGCAGGATGTTGTGCGGAAAGCTTTCCTGCAGAACAAATTCCAGCTCTCTTCGACATTCCAAAATTTCAGCTTGTGTGGAGGGACATCTGCAACGTTCGCAACGTTCATCTTGCGTGTGGTCAGCAACACTCTGGATCCTGCCGATTCTTTTGGGAAAGCTGCTTTAATGGCGTTCCAAGCGGCCACCTGCCAAATATCATCCATCACGACTAGATACCTCCTGTCGCGCAAGTGGTCCGACAACTTTTCCTTCATCTCTAGTTCTTCCATACCTTTTACTTGCTCATCGTTGAAGTCGAACACTTGCTTCACAATGCTGCACAAGAGTTCTTTGACCCCATACTTCTGTGACACGGACACCCACGCCTTGCACTGGAAATAGTTTTTGACATCTGCACTCCTGTAGATTTTATTTGTCAGCGTTGTTTTGCCCAAACCCCCAGGACCAACAACCGAAAGGACAACGCGATCTGTTGAACTAATGTCAAATAGTTGGCTTTTGATGTCTTTCATATCTTCATCAAAACCGACAATGTCTTCTTCTAGTTCAAATCTGTATACGTAGAGAtttattagcatataatctctctTGATGTGAAAATTCATGCGATCATGAGTAAGAGATACCTTCACCGAGTTTTTGTTCTAACCTAATTGTCCACTAGAGCACATCTTTGAAAGATCCAACAAAATTAACTGATCCGATGATAAGAAGGGACCCCGATCAGTAGGGTGATCAACGATATGGTAAAGGTCAAAGTTAAGTTGGTCAACGTCCCGGTATTATCGTTCGATCgggttgttaggaccaaaagtagctagagggggggtgaatagctcgtcgcgttcgctcggtgctcggtgttgcttgttgttgcttgtttcttcaagaatgcgcagcggaaaatacataaacaaacacaaacacgctaacactaggagtttacttggtatccacctcacaagaggtgactagtccaaggatccacaccacgcacgcaccctccactatggaaACACTTCTTTTCGGTAattaccgagggcggagaagccctacaagactctcagtacaagaagaaaggaaagggaaacaaaatacaagcttacaagcttacaatgaatacgaaaccctaaccctagcttctcttcttgcctttgatccgcctcttgacttggaaagcttccaagatccttcaagaactggcgatctgatctttgagagcactGTGGAGAAGCTCGCaagtaatctggagtgaatcggagaagttctagcgcagccatcgaacgcctgcagctataaacgacgccaacggtcggatcccgatcgattcgaatgttcccaatcgatcggggaggctttggatcgatccacggatcgatccagagcgcctctgtgctctggaaacgcgcctggatcgatccacggatcgatccagcgcttatcgcgcgaagcagccgcgtcccaatcgatccactgatcgattgggacctctggatcgatccacggatcgatccagaagctttctgttcgctgggacaggtctggatcgatccactgatcgatccagagcctggatcgatccacggatcgatccagcacttggtttttgtccaaaaccaagtcccaaacatccctaaccaacattcggtcaaccttgacctgttggtatgtcatgcctagcatctagtcactcccttgacctgctaggactcccttaccaagtgtccggtcaatccctttgacccactt includes these proteins:
- the LOC122038837 gene encoding uncharacterized protein LOC122038837, with the protein product MTVKKMRRVAEEPSPSPSYRDDARRRFRFQSLSQDYTEFLEETEEKKRRLLEARLRKRKLFAEARFLRRKLETLFANPYQQVGLKEPSSKTPVIKPPTEKKPRVSEAARTSNYSRDNLYANASQYQFKKMSQKKPTKSLCVAQSSGVLMEAANASTSATLGANEVSFKNGEELNKFHLEQYHIQMERLNRVPMIGGSNEMLAICRDLGNNSKKTGKRKLSWGDPLVLKA